In Achromobacter pestifer, the DNA window AAGAGAAGGATATGGCTCACATCTATCTGGACGAACTGCAACACCTGGCGGCGGCAGGCCTGGCCGCCGCTGGCGCCAACCCGGCCATGGCCGACAGCACCGCGCGCGCGCTGGTCTTCGCCGAAAGCCAGGGGCTCAGCTCCCATGGTCTGTCGCGCGTGCCGTTCTATGCCGGACACCTGCGCGCCGGCCGCGCCATCGGTACGGCGGTGCCGCGCATCGTGCATGAGCGCGGCGGCGCGGCGCTGATCGACGCCGGTTCCGGCCTGGCCTTTCCCGCCTGCGCCATGGCGATCGAACAGGCCGGCCTGCGCGCCCGCGAGCACGGCGTGGCCTTCATCGGCGTCGCCAACAGCCATCACTTCGGCGAAGCCGGCTACCACCTCGAAGCCTTGGCCGACCTTGGGCTGGTCGGGCTCGCGCTGAGCAACTCGCCCGCCGCCATGCCCGCCTGGGGCGGCAAGCGGCCGCTCTTCGGCACCAACCCCATCGCCGCCGTCTTTCCGCGGCGCGGCGGCGCCCGGCTGGTGATCGACCTGTCGCTGTCGCAGGTCGCGCGCGGCAAACTGATGATCGCGGCCCGCGACAACCAGCCCATCCCGTTGGGCTGGGCGCTGGACGCCGACGGCCAGCCCACCACCGATCCCAAGGCCGGCCTGGCGGGCAGCATGCTTCCCGCCGGCGGCGTCAAGGGCGCGATGCTGGCGCTGATCGTCGAACTGCTGGCTTGCGCGCTGACCGGCTCGCACTTCGGTTTCGAGACCGAGTCCTTCTTCGTCGACGAAGGCGGCCCGGCGCGTCTGGGCCAGGCCTTCATGGCGATCGACCCCGGCGCCCTGGCAGGCAACAACACCTATCTGGATCGCGTCGAAGTCCTGGTCGACGCCATGCTGGAAGATGAAGGCGTGCGCCTGCCGGGCGACCGCCGCCGCAAGCTGCGCGACGAAGCGCTCAAGCACGGCGTGGAGATCCCCGACGCATTGATGGCGCAATTGCGCGCGATGTCGGGCGCGGCGTAATTCAAGCTCAGCGACCGCTGGGTACGGAACACGCAGGCGCCTGGACTTGCGGCCATCCCGATTGTCGCGACAGCGTCGCGACAATTCCCCCCCTCAAGCCCCGCGGCTGAACCACAGGATCACCGGCGCCAGCAGCAGGAACGCCACGGTCGACACCAGCACCGCGCCCGCCGCCGTATCGCCCTGCGTCGTGTAGCGCTTGACGTACATGTAGCTGACCACGGCGCAAGGCATGGCCATCTGCAGGCTGAGCGCGCCGGCCAGCACCGGCTCCAGGTCCAGCGCCCACACCACCGCAAGCCCCGCGGCGAGGCCGACCACCAAGCGGATGGCGGCGACCTTGGCGCCGTCGCGCAGGCCGTTGGATGGAATCAGGGCCAGCGCATGCCCCAGGCTCAGCAGCATCAGCGGCACGGTCACCGCGCCCAGCATGCGGGAAGTCTCGATCAGCCACGCGGGCACCGGCACATGCATGAGGCGCAGGGCCACGGCGACCAGGGAGGCCAGCAAAATCGGACTCTTCCAGCTGCCCTTGGTGTTCACCCCCGGCAACAGGCGCACCGCGATGGTGTGCATGACAAAAGAGCTGACCGCGAAGAACGCGACCGCCACCGACAGGCCCGCGTCGCCAAAGGCCATCTGCGAAATCGGCAGCCCCAGGTTGCCGGCGTTGGGCAGGAAAGCCGTAGGCAGCAGCGTGCGCACGGGCAGCTTCCATGCCTTGAGCAGCAACGCGCATATCAGCGCGCACAGCAACAGCGCCAGCAGGGTCGCCACCGCCACGTCGGCCAGCGCGCGGTCGTCCAGGTGGGTCGTGACGAAGGTGTGGAACACCAGGGCCGGCGTGGTCACCGAGGTCACCAGCATGGTGATGAAGGAGCCGCCGAACGGCAGGTCCCGCTTGCCCCAATACACCCCTATGCCCGCGCAGAAAAGCAACGGCAGCATCAGCACGATCGATGAAAAATAGAACTGCACGACGGCGGACATGCGCTTATTCCGTTAGAGATAAGAGGATTGATGCGTGAAGGCATCATCGCTTGCCGGGCAGCCTGTCCCGGCGGCAGCATGGGGCAACTCGTCAATCGCCGGGCTTATGCCCCCAACCGCCATGCCAGCCACCGCATTTTCCGCCACGCCCCCGCATTCGGCCGCGAACCCGGCCCAGAAGTCAGCCTTGAATTCGTCCTTGAATTCAGCACCGAGTCCGGCCCTGCCCATCAAACCCCTGTCGGAACGCCAGGCCAGTTGCCTGCACTGGGCCGCCATGGGCAAGACCAGCTGGGAAACCGCCCGCATCCTCGGCGTCAGCGAAAGCACTGTGAATTTCCATCTGTGCAACGCCTGCGAGAAACTCGGCGTGCGCGGCCGGCGCGCCGCGGTGGTCACGGCGCTGCAGCTGGGCCTGATCCAGCCTGTCACGGCTTGATGACGACGGAACGCAGGAACTCATGCGCCCGCTCGGCCGGCAGGCTTTCCACGGTGCCGGCCGCCACGGCCTCGATCAACATGGTGTCGGTCACCCAGACCCTGGCCCGCAGCCAGCCCGGCTTGCCCATGGCCTTGCCCTGGACCTCGATGTCCTGTCCGTAGGCAGGCCATTCATTGGGCGGCGGCGACTGCATGTTGGCGTAGAGCGAGTGCATCAGCGCCATGCCCAGCGCCTGCTTGGCGGCGGGATCCTTCGCAATGTCCGGGGGCAAAGGGGCCGAACCCACAGCGAAGACCGCCTCGCCCACGGTGGCGCTGGCCAGGGTAAAACGCAAGGTATGGGTGTCCAGCTTCAGGTCGCGGGTGTCCGTCGTGACCCGGTCCGGAAAGGCCGCGCGCGCGTGGCCGTCGGCCACGTCCACTTCGCGCCAGTTGTAACTGGGCGAGCAGGCCGTGATCAGCAGGGCCAGCGCGGCAATCGCGCCGGCTTTCTTGAACATGAAACGAAACAGCGATGAAATCGTCATTACCCGTGGACCTGGACTGTCTATTCATTTCGAGGAAGCCAGAAATTGTCGCCGATTTCGATGACCCCCGCGCCTGACGGCACGCCACTGGCCAACTATGTGTGGCCGGCCGCGCCCAACGTACCCACGCCGATCACCGGCCCAGGCACTCCCAGTATCTACCTGCTGCATGGACTTAGCGAGCATGCCGGGCGCTATGACCGCCTGGCGCGCTGGCTGACCGCTCGCGGCTGGACGGTGGGCGCCCACGACCACCGCGGCCATGGCCGCTCCGGCGGCCGGCCCGCAACCCTGAACCACCAAGACGATCTGGTCGTCGACGCGGTCGACCGGCTGCGGGCCTGGACCGCCGCGCACGGACGCCCGCCCATCCTGCTGGGCCACAGCCTGGGCGCCCTGGTCGCGGTCCGGATCGCCTTGCGCCGCCTGGCCGAGATCGACGGCCTGGTGCTCAGTTCGCCGCCCTTCGTGGTGCACGTGCCGCCCTGGGTGCGGCGCACGCTGACCTGGATGTCGCTGCATGCGCCCGACCTGCGCGTGCCCCATGGACTGGCGCCCGCCCGCATCTCCCATGACCCGGCCGTGGTGAAGGCCTACCGCAGCGACCCCCTGGTGCGCCGCCACATGACGGGGCGCCTGGCCCGTTTCGTGGACGAAGGCGGCCGCGAGTCCCTGCGCGAGGCCCCGCAACTCGCCTGCCGCACCCTGCTGATGGTGGCCGGCGACGACTCCATCGTCGCCGCCGAAGGCAGCCGCCAGTTCGCCCAGCGCGCGCCCGCCGAACTGCTGACGCTACGCTGGTACGACACCGCCTGGCACGAAATCTTCAACGAAACCGCCCCCATCGCCGACCCGGTCTATGCCGACCTGGACGAGTGGCTGGCACGCACCGCGCAGGCATTGTCCCTGTCCCCAGTATTGGCTCCCTCGGCACAGGAGGCCGGCACCCCGTAAAATCCGGCGACAGACCCAAACGAGAAGAACCCGTGACTGATACTGCCGCCAACCGCCTCTCCCGCCTGGAGGCCAACCGATCGCTGTTGACCCAGACCCTGCGGGGCATCGAAAAGGAAGGCCTGCGCGTGGACGAACAGGGTGTCCTGTCCCGCAAGCCGCACCCCGCCGGCCTGGGATCGGCGCTGACCAACGAACACGTCACCACCGATTATTCCGAATCCCTGCTCGAACTCATCACGGGCACCCACAAGGACGTGGACGCGCTGCTGGCCGAACTGACCAACACCCACCGTCACGTCTACAGCGTGCTGGACCATGAACTGATCTGGAATCAGTCCATGCCCGCCACGCTGCCGTCCGAAGCCGACATCCCCATCGCCTGGTACGGCAAGTCCAACACCGGCATGCTCAAGCATGTGTATCGCCGCGGCCTGGCGGTGCGCTATGGCAAGACGATGCAGTGCATCGCCGGCGTGCACTACAACTTCTCGTTGGCCGAAGACCTGTGGTCCGTTCTGGACACGCAGGCCGGCACCGTCCAGGATCGCCGCTCGCGCGGCTACATCGGCCTGATCCGCAACTTCACGCGCTATTCCTGGCTATTGATGTACCTGTTCGGCGCGGCCCCGGCGCTGTCCAGCGATTTCCTGCGCGGGCGCGAACATCCGCTGCAAAAGCTGGGCGACAGCACGCTGTACCTGCCCTACGCCACCAGCTTGCGCATGAGCGACCTCGGCTACCAGAACAAGGCGCAATCGCAGCTCAAGCTCTGCTACAACGACCTGGACACCTTCCTGGGCCGCCTCTACGACGCGGTGAGCCAGCCCTGGCCGGATTATCAGAAGATCGGCACGCACCGCGACGGCGAATGGATCCAGCTCAACACCAACGTGCTGCAGATCGAAAACGAGTACTACTCCAGCATTCGCCCCAAGCGCGCCACCGGCCGCTGCGAACGCCCGATCACGGCGCTGGCCGAACGCGGCGTGCAGTACGTTGAAGTGCGCTGCCTGGACATCGACCCGAACTCGCCGGTCGGCATCGACGCCAGCACCAGCCGCTTCGTCGACGCCTTCCTGCTGTTCTGCACCGCGTCCGACAGTCCCTTCTTCCCCGCCAACGGCTACTGTCAACGCAGCGCCGACAACTTCTCGACCGTCGTCAAGGAAGGCCGCAAGCCCGGTTTGATGCTGGACCGCGAGGGCCAGTCCATCGGCCTGGCGCAATGGGGCCATGAACTGCTGGACCAGATCGCGCCCTACGCCGCGCTGTTCGACTCCGCCCTGGGCGGCAGCGCCTATGCCGAGGCCCTGGCGGCCCAGCGCGCCAAGCTCGACCAGCCCGACTCCACGCCGTCGGCGCGCCTGCTGGCCTCGCTTTCCGACAGCGGCCTGTCGTTCCATGACTATTCGCTGGACCTCAGCCGCAAGCACGCCGAGGCGCTGCGCGCGCAGGCCCTGCCCGCCGATGTGGCGACGGCCTATGAGCAGGCCGCCGCGCAATCCGCCGCGGAGCAACTGCGTCTGGAGCAATCGGACACCGAGGATTTCGATACCTATGTGGCCCGCTACCACGCCGCACTGAAGGCGCCGCGCAAATAAGGCGTATCGTTAGGGTTTTGATCCGCGCCGCCGGCCCCCCCCGGCCGGCGCGGACCGCTCTGTCACATCAGGAGGTTTTCCCCATGCGCCGCACCGCAACATTCCTGTTGGCCTTGGCCACCAGCGTGGCGGGGATAGTCCATGCCGCGCCGCCGCCCATGCAGACCGTGGAATCGGTGGACCTGAAGCGTTACGCAGGCATGTGGTACGAGATCGCGAATTTCCCCATGTTCTTCCAGCGCGACTGCGTGGGAGACACTACCGCTGAATACACGGCGCATGCCGACGGCACGGTAGGCGTGAACAACCGCTGCCGCACCAAGGACGGCGATGTCGACTCCGCCTCGGGTACCGCCACCGTGGTGGAAGGCAGCAACAACACCAAGCTCGAAGTCTCGTTCTTCAAGCCCTTCAAGGGCGATTACTGGGTGATCGGCCTGGATCCCGAATACCGCTGGTCGGTGGTCGGCACCCCGGACAGGAAATACCTGTGGATCCTGTCGCGCTCGCCGCAACTACCCAAGGAAGAATTGGACAAGGCCCTGGACGCCGCCAAGGCCCAAGGCTATCAGCTGGACGAACTGCGGTTCACGCCGCAGAAGTAAGACGTGCCGCGGCGCCCTATCCCGCGTAGTCGCGCGCCAGCCGAACCACCGTCACGCCCGGCTTCAGCTGCCGCAGCGACGGCATGACCAGCGTGCATTGATCGTACGGCGTCACGATGGGCTGGCCGTCGGCCCAGCCTATCGTCGAACCGGCCCGCTCGAATGTCTCCAGGCCCGTCCAGGGCTCGGAAAAGCGCAGGTCCATGGAGGGCGCGACCACCGCGTCCGTCACTTCCAGCACGCGCTGGTTATCAGCATCCGGCAACAGCCAGCCCGCTGGCACGTCTGCCGCATCCGCCACGCCCGACTCCAGCAGCATGCGCGCCACCATGTCCCGCGCCACGTCGCGCGCCGCCAGCTCGCCATGGAAACCGCATTCGATCAGCAAGGCGCAGGCATCTGCACGGGCGGGATCGCCGAACTGGCCGAAGTCGCGCATGCGCACGCCGTCCTTGTGCCCCGCGTCCACGATCACATGCTGCGGCGCCTTCAGCCGGCGCGCCAGCGCGATGTTGCGCGGCAGGACGCCCGTCAGCAGCAGAGGCGCGCCCGGCTCATGCATGGAATGCAGGTCCAGCAGCCAGTCCGCGCGCTCCACCCAGGGACGCAGCTCGGCGCCGCGCCGGCGGTCCGGCGTCGTGGGGTTGTCCAGGCGCTCGGCGCTCCAGACTCGGTTCATGTCCTCGGCGACGAAGCGCGACGCGTCGTGGTTGGCATGGTCGAAGCGGTCGAACGCTACGAGATTGCAGAACGCCAGCGTCAGGCTGCCGCGGCGCGGCCGCAGGCCCGCCGCCAGCAGGTCCTTCAAGGCCCAGGCGCCGCAAAGCTCGTTGCCATGCACCAGCGCGGACACCATCAACGCACGCCCGGGCAGGCCTGAATCGAAATGCCACACGCCAGGAGTGCCGGTATTGCCGGCGCGCTCTGCGCTCAGGTCGGGTACGGGAAGCTTGAATTCCATGGATGTCGTCCGCTGCGGTGCTAGGGTGTTGCGATGATCTGGTGTCGGATCACTGGGCTTCGATCTTGGCGGCCTTGACCAGCGCGCCATACTTCTTGGTTTCCTCGGCCTGATAGGCCGCCGGCTCCAGGCCCGGCTGCGACAGCACGCCGCCGGCTTCCTGCATCTTGGCGCGGAACTGCTCCGACTTCAGCGTCTCAGCCAGCGCAGTCCGCAGCTTGGTCGCCACCGGTTCGGGCAGGCCAGCCGGGCCGTAGAGCGCGAACCAGACGCTGATATCCACGGATTCGAAGCCCGGCGTCTCCGCCAGGGCCGGCAGATCCGGCGCCACAGGCGAACGCTTCTTTTCCGTCACGCCCAAGGCCACGATCTTGTCGGCGCGCACTTGCGGCAGGCCCGAGGACAGCACCAGCATGCCGTAGTCCAGCTGGCCGCTCATCAGGTCCGTCACCAGCGGCGCCACGCCGCGGTACGGCACGTGCTCGGCGCGCGTGGCGGTCGACTGGTTGATCATCTCGCCGGCCAGGTGCAGGGTCGTGCCCACGCCGGAGGAACCGTAGTTGAAGCTGCCGGGCGCGGAGGCGCGCAGCTTCTGCAGATACTCGGCGGCGGTCTTCACGCCCGAGTTCTTGCTGGCGGCCAGCAGCATGGGCTGCGAGGCGATCACGCCCAGCGGCGAGAAGTCCTTCACGCTGTCGTACTTGACCGCGTTGTTGATCATGCTGGCGATGACCATTTCATTGGTCGAGCCCAGCAGCAGCGTGTAGCCGTCGGGCGCGGCGCGCGCCACGCGCTGTGCGCCGATGGTGCCGCCGGCGCCGCCCACGTTCTCGACCACCACGCTCTGACCCAGGCGCTTGGCCAGCTCTTCGCCG includes these proteins:
- a CDS encoding Ldh family oxidoreductase, giving the protein MAHIYLDELQHLAAAGLAAAGANPAMADSTARALVFAESQGLSSHGLSRVPFYAGHLRAGRAIGTAVPRIVHERGGAALIDAGSGLAFPACAMAIEQAGLRAREHGVAFIGVANSHHFGEAGYHLEALADLGLVGLALSNSPAAMPAWGGKRPLFGTNPIAAVFPRRGGARLVIDLSLSQVARGKLMIAARDNQPIPLGWALDADGQPTTDPKAGLAGSMLPAGGVKGAMLALIVELLACALTGSHFGFETESFFVDEGGPARLGQAFMAIDPGALAGNNTYLDRVEVLVDAMLEDEGVRLPGDRRRKLRDEALKHGVEIPDALMAQLRAMSGAA
- a CDS encoding helix-turn-helix domain-containing protein, translated to MNSAPSPALPIKPLSERQASCLHWAAMGKTSWETARILGVSESTVNFHLCNACEKLGVRGRRAAVVTALQLGLIQPVTA
- the gshA gene encoding glutamate--cysteine ligase, producing MTDTAANRLSRLEANRSLLTQTLRGIEKEGLRVDEQGVLSRKPHPAGLGSALTNEHVTTDYSESLLELITGTHKDVDALLAELTNTHRHVYSVLDHELIWNQSMPATLPSEADIPIAWYGKSNTGMLKHVYRRGLAVRYGKTMQCIAGVHYNFSLAEDLWSVLDTQAGTVQDRRSRGYIGLIRNFTRYSWLLMYLFGAAPALSSDFLRGREHPLQKLGDSTLYLPYATSLRMSDLGYQNKAQSQLKLCYNDLDTFLGRLYDAVSQPWPDYQKIGTHRDGEWIQLNTNVLQIENEYYSSIRPKRATGRCERPITALAERGVQYVEVRCLDIDPNSPVGIDASTSRFVDAFLLFCTASDSPFFPANGYCQRSADNFSTVVKEGRKPGLMLDREGQSIGLAQWGHELLDQIAPYAALFDSALGGSAYAEALAAQRAKLDQPDSTPSARLLASLSDSGLSFHDYSLDLSRKHAEALRAQALPADVATAYEQAAAQSAAEQLRLEQSDTEDFDTYVARYHAALKAPRK
- a CDS encoding Bug family tripartite tricarboxylate transporter substrate binding protein produces the protein MKSVLHPLRGALAAICAVSALAAAPSAHAEYPERAISLVVGYPAGGSVDLTARLFGEELAKRLGQSVVVENVGGAGGTIGAQRVARAAPDGYTLLLGSTNEMVIASMINNAVKYDSVKDFSPLGVIASQPMLLAASKNSGVKTAAEYLQKLRASAPGSFNYGSSGVGTTLHLAGEMINQSTATRAEHVPYRGVAPLVTDLMSGQLDYGMLVLSSGLPQVRADKIVALGVTEKKRSPVAPDLPALAETPGFESVDISVWFALYGPAGLPEPVATKLRTALAETLKSEQFRAKMQEAGGVLSQPGLEPAAYQAEETKKYGALVKAAKIEAQ
- a CDS encoding AEC family transporter, yielding MSAVVQFYFSSIVLMLPLLFCAGIGVYWGKRDLPFGGSFITMLVTSVTTPALVFHTFVTTHLDDRALADVAVATLLALLLCALICALLLKAWKLPVRTLLPTAFLPNAGNLGLPISQMAFGDAGLSVAVAFFAVSSFVMHTIAVRLLPGVNTKGSWKSPILLASLVAVALRLMHVPVPAWLIETSRMLGAVTVPLMLLSLGHALALIPSNGLRDGAKVAAIRLVVGLAAGLAVVWALDLEPVLAGALSLQMAMPCAVVSYMYVKRYTTQGDTAAGAVLVSTVAFLLLAPVILWFSRGA
- a CDS encoding alpha/beta hydrolase, producing MTPAPDGTPLANYVWPAAPNVPTPITGPGTPSIYLLHGLSEHAGRYDRLARWLTARGWTVGAHDHRGHGRSGGRPATLNHQDDLVVDAVDRLRAWTAAHGRPPILLGHSLGALVAVRIALRRLAEIDGLVLSSPPFVVHVPPWVRRTLTWMSLHAPDLRVPHGLAPARISHDPAVVKAYRSDPLVRRHMTGRLARFVDEGGRESLREAPQLACRTLLMVAGDDSIVAAEGSRQFAQRAPAELLTLRWYDTAWHEIFNETAPIADPVYADLDEWLARTAQALSLSPVLAPSAQEAGTP
- a CDS encoding succinylglutamate desuccinylase/aspartoacylase domain-containing protein, with the protein product MEFKLPVPDLSAERAGNTGTPGVWHFDSGLPGRALMVSALVHGNELCGAWALKDLLAAGLRPRRGSLTLAFCNLVAFDRFDHANHDASRFVAEDMNRVWSAERLDNPTTPDRRRGAELRPWVERADWLLDLHSMHEPGAPLLLTGVLPRNIALARRLKAPQHVIVDAGHKDGVRMRDFGQFGDPARADACALLIECGFHGELAARDVARDMVARMLLESGVADAADVPAGWLLPDADNQRVLEVTDAVVAPSMDLRFSEPWTGLETFERAGSTIGWADGQPIVTPYDQCTLVMPSLRQLKPGVTVVRLARDYAG
- a CDS encoding lipocalin family protein codes for the protein MRRTATFLLALATSVAGIVHAAPPPMQTVESVDLKRYAGMWYEIANFPMFFQRDCVGDTTAEYTAHADGTVGVNNRCRTKDGDVDSASGTATVVEGSNNTKLEVSFFKPFKGDYWVIGLDPEYRWSVVGTPDRKYLWILSRSPQLPKEELDKALDAAKAQGYQLDELRFTPQK